The region TAGCTAAGGGAGGCTCAgcttttcattcttgtttctttgtaGCGATATTATGTCTTGACACATGtagtttttctttatatctaacttttttatcctttttctcGCTTATTCTGCAATAGATACCGGGCTATAACAAGTGCATATTATCGAGGAGCTGTCGGCGCACTGCTTGTCTATGATGTCACTCGTCATGTTACATTCGAGAATGTGGAGAGATGGTTGAAGGAGCTGAGGGATCACACAGATGCCAACATTGTGATCATGCTTGTTGGAAACAAAGCTGACTTGCGGCACTTAAGAGCTGTATCCACCGAAGACGCCAAGGCCTTTGCTGAAAGGGAGAACACCTTCTTCATGGAGACATCTGCCCTGGAATCAATGAATGTTGAGAATGCCTTCACTGAAGTGCTCACCCAGATATACCATGTTGTCAGCAGGAAGGCGCTCGAGATCGGTGATGATCCTGCAGCCTTGCCTAAGGGCCAGACAATAAATGTTGGCAACAAAGACGATGTATCTGCAGTGAAAAAGGTTGGTTGCTGCTCAGTGTAATTCAACATGCAAGCCGCAAGATCTTACAATCTCCGGGAAAAAGGCAGCAATTGCTTCATGATGGACAGTCCTTCCTGCAACGGCAACTACTGAAATGTTTCTGATTCCAAAATGTATGCCATAGGTTGAGGAAAGATGAAGATTATTTGTTGTCTTGTTTATTATACATTTTATCATGTCTTCTTGATTGTATTCTGTTGCTTCTAGTTTTATTAGAGCACTAGTTTGTGGCATT is a window of Dioscorea cayenensis subsp. rotundata cultivar TDr96_F1 unplaced genomic scaffold, TDr96_F1_v2_PseudoChromosome.rev07_lg8_w22 25.fasta BLBR01001125.1, whole genome shotgun sequence DNA encoding:
- the LOC120255664 gene encoding ras-related protein RABA1f → MAYRPDDDYDYLFKVVLIGDSGVGKSNLLSRFTRNEFSLESKSTIGVEFATRSIHVDDKVVKAQIWDTAGQERYRAITSAYYRGAVGALLVYDVTRHVTFENVERWLKELRDHTDANIVIMLVGNKADLRHLRAVSTEDAKAFAERENTFFMETSALESMNVENAFTEVLTQIYHVVSRKALEIGDDPAALPKGQTINVGNKDDVSAVKKVGCCSV